One window of the Anopheles cruzii chromosome 2, idAnoCruzAS_RS32_06, whole genome shotgun sequence genome contains the following:
- the LOC128268614 gene encoding uncharacterized protein LOC128268614 encodes MNAESSPSVCRCCSTALRESTDPSIDLLKCPEINRMLKQLYPSKDVPGDEHKLICMACYLNALGHSNFVAEYRQKRKTFRMNQLVLYSQTCPSPPPPLAQTLVADDDNKSDDGDENANTEEISPQISVESSENFLGFSDPNDVPDNEEQPTTVEEPSNDEVVASDRASTSTNAKNGPPIMELRPVLVDCLKTPMYLESLAPVTVTVDPAHPKITRYLCGKCFAIFDHLTGLRVHEKHNRCHLSCRYCLTRLREGKKHRCEPQEKYAPVLPLVRGNRNRRRRSEAAVDLTSFDESTDPDDSSDSDEM; translated from the exons ATGAACGCCGAATCGAGCCCGTCCGTGTGTCGTTGTTGTTCGACCGCACTCAGAGAAAGCACCGACCCGTCCATAGATCTGCTTAAATGTCCCGAAATTAATCGAATGCTTAAACAACTGTACCCTTCCAAG GATGTTCCAGGCGACGAACACAAGCTGATCTGCATGGCGTGCTACCTGAATGCATTGGGTCATAGTAACTTCGTTGCGGAATATcgacaaaaacggaaaactttccgcATGAACCAGCTGGTGCTATACTCCCAGACATGTCCGTCTCCACCGCCACCTCTTGCCCAAACCCTGGTTgcggacgacgacaacaaaagtgatgatggcgatgagaACGCCAACACTGAGGAAATTTCGCCACAAATATCGGTTGAGAGCTCGGAGAACTTTCTCGGTTTTTCGGACCCAAACGACGTCCCGGACAACGAGGAACAGCCTACAACAGTAGAAGAGCCATCCAATGACGAAGTGGTCGCATCAGATCGTGCGTCGACTTCAACGAATGCCAAAAATGGTCCACCAATAATGGAACTACGACCGGTGTTGGTGGACTGCTTGAAAACACCAATGTATCTGGAATCTCTTGCACCGGTCACCGTTACCGTCGATCCGGCGCATCCAAAGATCACGCGATATCTTTGCGGTaaatgttttgccattttcgatcACCTGACTGGCCTGAGGGTACACGAGAAACATAACCGTTGCCACCTATCCTGCCGCTACTGCCTGACCCGATTGCGGGAGGGCAAAAAACATCGATGTGAACCGCAGGAAAAGTACGCACCGGTCCTACCGCTGGTGCGCGGCAATAGAAACCGCCGTCGGCGCTCTGAGGCCGCGGTCGATTTGACATCGTTTGACGAATCGACGGACCCCGATGACTCTTCGGACAGCGATGAAATGTAA
- the LOC128268619 gene encoding DNA-directed RNA polymerases I, II, and III subunit RPABC5, which yields MIIPVRCFTCGKVIGNKWEAYLGLLQAEYTEGDALDALGLKRYCCRRMLLGHVDLIEKLLNYAPLEK from the exons ATGATTATTCCGGTGCGCTGTTTTACCTGTGGCAAGGTAATTGGCAACAAGTGGGAAGCCTATCTGGGCCTCCTGCAAGCCGAATACACCGAAGG TGATGCCCTGGACGCACTGGGACTGAAACGgtactgctgccgccggatgctgctggGCCATGTGGATCTTATCGAAAAGCTGCTTAACTATGCGCCACTGGAGAAGTAA
- the LOC128278439 gene encoding zinc finger protein 628-like — translation MSRSSQRLLKRKSLVPDSRNLCRLCLSKERKLTRFFSSEHGIDNDLLRKIYDCTTVEVDHFDVFPVAICSLCEQQLSDWYRFREKCVENDTILHNLFGMERSRKAAHRDIGRFSVGDKLNPPAEPTLQYASEIDEEDGEVRSEQPNGPAIVVAPVDETEPSSTTQTTVPETPESMVSIALTQLSTLGVRPRKDPDDPEPPPMALDHVRHLSAHKLMGLSVQLEDGRFQCMVCKRTFRNAYTLKRHLKLHTEENLYECEYCGKRFNDRSNWKIHQRAHTGDNLYNCLVCLKSFISPSTLKYHRRAHRKLRSFDCRVCQESFIEYEELEAHMRDAHRGVALEDLQMDEPLLDAANFVKIELEDEEQQQQQQQQLGTTQEPRNTADSSGLLVTGSDIEEGDEGEEESGHGRRDGECRLVGESSEEAQRHPPHHPHPLPEPGDEQMILDGSRREPLATETAADIPIPVQPPVDIKQELPDGVKQEPFDEDMIVTDPRELLMMEEASEGQEEEKESNRGTVILFRCDYCMQIFHFLDDLNAHMELHNGANGSNQNGGGVVLGSAAAIPQHQAQTVAPDGRPPSLLKPLMLRNVGTSEHGSSSMVTGVTGATRLHPMHGNMQIVYHSTQADIRPAPAPATNRTPDCPQPLLFLSPTANGAGGLKRRHSFEPDVADLMNVTPPEHQCTKCSKRFRTEELLRVHEATHENDALVNRVRSCRICNKVFKCELNLQAHMRKHNTTHHTLKIKFSGSSGDDDQHPEGSGGAGGGPGDGARSGSESASSSSAGENEGGSKEDRQPAAEAADGGASSESLGDSEGELGLTSSESSSGNGSLGAVAAAVAAAGRKGPVRKCEICAISFDDATYLEQHVLSHFARNEAVSFIPSADRPFKCTECHKRFKRKDYLLIHIRTHTGERRYKCDLCSSAFVHPSNLITHRKLHSNERPHKCDLCKATFKLYAGLKIHRRRCVMKNLSDSFSFGDDGAASSAETDPNAAAGTSVRLVQSAGRLSL, via the exons ATGTCTCGCAGCAGTCAACGCTTGCTTAAACGCAAATCCCTTGTCCC CGATTCGCGCAACCTATGCCGCCTGTGTCTGTCGAAGGAACGGAAGCTAACACGATTTTTCTCCAGCGAGCATGGGATCGACAACGATCTACTGCGGAAGATCTACGACTGCACGACGGTGGAG GTGGATCATTTTGATGTGTTTCCAGTGGCCATCTGTTCGCTTTGCGAGCAGCAGCTCAGCGATTGGTACCGGTTCCGGGAAAAGTGTGTCGAAAATGATACCATTCTGCACAATCTGTTCGGCATGGAGCGGAGTCGCAAAGCGGCGCATCGGGACATCGGTCGGTTCTCGGTCGGTGATAAACTGAACCCGCCGGCAGAACCAACACTGCAGTACGCCAGTGAAATCGACGAGGAAGATGGCGAAGTACGCAGCGAGCAACCCAATGGGccggcgatcgtcgtcgcGCCAGTCGACGAAACGGAACCATCATCCACCACACAGACGACGGTTCCCGAAACTCCCGAATCGATGGTGAGCATTGCCTTGACTCAACTGtcgacgctcggtgtgcgtCCTCGTAAGGATCCGGACGACCCGGAGCCC CCTCCAATGGCGCTCGATCATGTGCGGCACCTTTCGGCACACAAACTGATGGGTCTGTCGGTGCAACTGGAAGACGGTCGCTTCCAGTGTATGGTGTGCAAGCGCACGTTCCGCAACGCTTACACCCTGAAGCGCCATCTGAAGCTCCACACGGAGGAGAACCTGTACGAGTGCGAGTACTGTGGGAAGCGGTTCAACGATCGGTCCAACTGGAAGATCCACCAGCGGGCCCACACCGGGGACAACCTGTACAACTGCCTGGTTTGCCTGAAGAGCTTCATATCGCCCTCGACGCTCAAGTACCATCGGCGggcccaccggaagctgcgATCGTTCGATTGTCGCGTTTGCCAGGAATCGTTCATCGAGTACGAGGAGCTCGAGGCCCATATGCGTGATGCGCACCGGGGTGTCGCGCTGGAAGACCTGCAGATGGACGAACCGCTGCTCGATGCGGCCAATTTCGTCAAGATTGAGCTCGAAgacgaggagcagcagcagcagcagcagcagcagctgggcaCGACGCAGGAACCGCGGAACACTGCCGACAGTAGCGGTCTACTCGTGACCGGAAGTGACATCGAAGAGGGTGACGAAGGTGAAGAGGAGAGCGGCCACGGGAGGAGAGACGGAGAGTGTCGCCTAGTGGGGGAGTCCAGTGAGGAGGCCCAAAGGCATCCACCGCATCACCCACATCCACTTCCGGAACCCGGTGACGAGCAGATGATACTGGATGGATCGCGGCGGGAACCGTTGGCCACGGAAACTGCTGCCGACATACCGATCCCGGTGCAGCCACCGGTGGACATCAAACAGGAGCTTCCCGACGGCGTAAAGCAGGAACCGTTCGATGAAGACATGATCGTGACCGATCCTCGCGAGCTACTAATGATGGAGGAAGCTTCGGAGGGCCAAGAGGAGGAAAAAGAG TCCAACCGAGGCACCGTAATACTGTTCCGGTGTGATTACTGCATGCAGATATTCCACTTTCTCGATGACCTCAACGCCCACATGGAGCTGCACAACGGTGCGAACGGGTCCAATcagaacggtggtggtgtcgtgCTCGGGTCGGCCGCTGCCATCCCGCAGCATCAGGCGCAGACGGTGGCCCCCGATGGGCGACCACCTTCGCTGCTGAAACCACTGATGCTTCGGAATGTCGGCACAAGTGAACACGGCAGTTCCTCGATGGTCACTGGCGTCACTGGCGCAACTCGGCTGCACCCGATGCACGGCAACATGCAGATCGTGTATCACTCCACGCAGGCGGACATACGAccggcgccggcaccggcgaccaATCGAACCCCCGATTGTCCGCAGCCACTGTTGTTTCTGTCACCGACAGCAAACGGAGCCGGTGGGTTGAAACGGCGCCACTCGTTCGAACCGGATGTGGCCGATCTGATGAACGTGACGCCCCCGGAGCACCAGTGCACCAAGTGTTCGAAGCGGTTCCGCACCGAGGAGCTGCTGCGCGTGCACGAAGCGACCCACGAGAACGACGCGCTGGTCAATCGGGTCCGCAGCTGCCGGATTTGCAACAAGGTGTTCAAGTGTGAGCTCAATTTGCAGGCGCACATgcgcaaacacaacacaacgcaccACACACTCAAGATCAAGTTCTCCGGCTCGAGCGGGGACGATGACCAGCACCCCGAAGGTagcggtggcgccggtggtggccctgGCGATGGTGCCCGCAGTGGCAGCGAATCCGCTTCTTCCTCTAGCGCCGGAGAAAATGAAGGCGGTTCGAAAGAGGAtcggcaaccggcggccgaagcggccgatggtggtgcgTCTTCGGAATCGCTCGGCGACAGTGAAGGCGAACTGGGACTTACATCCTCCGAATCGTCCTCCGGCAATGGATCGCTaggggcggtggcggctgcggtggcCGCAGCAGGACGGAAAGGCCCGGTGCGAAAGTGTGAAATTTGTGCCATCAGCTTCGACGATGCGACGTACCTCGAGCAGCACGTGCTGAGCCACTTTGCGCGCAACGAGGCGGTCTCGTTCATCCCGTCCGCCGACCGGCCGTTCAAGTGTACCGAGTGCCACAAGCGGTTCAAGAGAAAAGACTATCTGCTCATCCACATCCGGACGCACACGGGCGAACGGCGCTACAAGTGTGACCTCTGCTCGAGCGCCTTCGTGCACCCGTCCAACCTGATCACGCACCGGAAGCTGCACTCGAACGAGCGGCCCCACAAGTGCGACCTGTGCAAGGCCACCTTCAAGCTGTACGCTGGCCTGAAGATCCATCGGAGGCGCTGTGTGATGAAAAACTTGTCCGATAGCTTCTCcttcggcgacgacggtgcagCGTCGAGCGCGGAAACTGATCCAAACGCAGCAGCCGGAACGTCAGTGCGTCTGGTCCAATCGGCGGGCCGACTCTCACTGTAG
- the LOC128268612 gene encoding BAG domain-containing protein Samui encodes MSSQQESSSQQQPQVRHIPIYVEGRSEPLLNTSPKSQPSSAHPSAQPSSHAHVPPHPSAGGDSSLPDDLFKQNSIFDRDRDIPVRSAFSTPFFKREPSPGASRTSPFPDMASHVPHMNTNVPRGSSIPRQTPSPPTAAGASQAHHHHSKQPQQPSTTYHQQFPPQRHPQQQQPQPQPAPPAYHSEPQQAAPPAPQPPMTGYDQPDSRPKPPPPVNDPTSKISRIQQDVTAIFDLVEKFKGSKEGKKDKTYIYLDEMLTQNLLKLDSIDVGDQPQIKSSRKAAIRSITTCIGVLEQKAEAGALEAAAPVGSSSSITGRNEATANGIDPPQAGMNGLEQHAADKSASNTSISHSSSNSSQQQQPIDDAKQ; translated from the coding sequence ATGTCGTCGCAGCAGGAGTCGTcctcacagcagcagccccaagTGCGGCACATTCCCATCTATGTCGAGGGCCGTTCGGAGCCGCTGCTGAATACGAGTCCGAAGTCGCAGCCATCGTCGGCGCACCCGTCCGCCCAACCATcatcacacgcacacgtgcCGCCGCATCCATCCGCGGGGGGTGACAGTTCGTTGCCGGACGATTTGTTCAAGCAGAACTCAATCTTCGATCGGGATCGCGATATaccggtgcgatcggctttCAGCACCCCGTTCTTCAAGCGTGAGCCATCGCCCGGTGCCAGCCGGACGTCCCCGTTTCCGGACATGGCCAGCCACGTGCCCCACATGAACACGAACGTGCCTCGCGGGTCTTCGATTCCTAGGCAAacaccgtcgccaccgacggcggctgGTGCGAGCcaggcccaccaccaccatagcAAACAACCGCAACAACCGTCCACCACCTACCACCAACAGTTTCCGCCCCAGAGGcatccccagcagcagcagccgcagccgcagccggcgCCGCCAGCATACCATTCGGAGCCGCAGCAggcggcaccaccggcaccacagCCACCTATGACGGGCTACGATCAGCCCGACAGCCGTCCGAAGCCGCCGCCTCCGGTTAATGATCCGACCAGTAAGATTTCGAGAATCCAGCAAGATGTGACGGCCATTTTCGATCTGGTCGAAAAGTTTAAGGGCAGCAAGGAGGGCAAAAAGGACAAGACGTACATCTACCTGGACGAGATGTTGACCCAGAATCTGCTAAAGCTGGACTCGATCGACGTAGGCGATCAACCGCAGATTAAGTCGTCCCGAAAGGCGGCAATCAGAAGCATAACCACCTGCATCGGGGTGCTGGAGCAAAAGGCCGAAGCAGGGGCCCtggaggcggcggcacccgTTGGCAGCTCCAGCTCCATTACCGGCCGGAACGAGGCCACCGCTAACGGAATAGATCCGCCCCAGGCTGGCATGAACGGCCTCGAGCAGCACGCCGCCGATAAGTCCGCTTCGAACACGTCAATCTCTCACTCGTCGTCCAACTctagtcagcagcagcagccgatcgaCGATGCTAAACAGTAA